GCTGCCGACGATGCAATGGAGGTCATGGATGGTGTCGGTGAGGCCGTCGACGAGGTCGCGGACGACGTGGATGCACTCCAGAACCGCGTCAGCGAGATCGACGAAGTCGTCGACGTGATCAACGACATCGCCGAGCAGACGAACATCCTCGCGCTCAACGCCTCGATCGAAGCGGCGCGTGCCGGCGAGGCCGGCTCCGGGTTCGCCGTCGTCGCCGACGAGGTCAAGTCGCTGGCTGGCGACTCCCAGGCGCGTGCCAGCGAGATCGAAGCGCTGGTCGCCGACATTCAGGCTGATACGACCGATACCGTCGAGAGCCTCGACACGACGACAGAGCAGATCGAACACGGGATCGAACGAGTCAGCGAAGCGATGGACCTGCTCGACGACATCACCGACGCTGTCCGCGAGACGGCGAACGGCATCAAAGAAGTCTCGGCTGCGACAGACGACCAAGCCGCGAGCAGCGAGGAGATTGCGAGTATGCTCGACGAACTCGTCGAACAGACCGATACCGTCGTCGAAGAGGTCGAGCAAATCGCCGCTGCGACCGAACAACAGGCCGCGACGGTGGACGAGGTCTCACAGACTGCGGATCGGCTGACGGAGTGAACCACCCGTTGTAACCGCGAGAGGGCTCCACGAGGACAGCGACAAGCTGATCGACAGTCGGCTACGGATCGGCTGGAAGAGGAGTCCACCCTCCCCGATTTGAACAGATGCCAGACGTTCCTGCTCAGTCGCTTTGCTCCCTGCGCGGGTTGCGGCTGGCGTGTTCAGATCGGGTCAGTCGTCGCTCGGATTCGACACCGTTCGCCGTCGCTCACAGGTGTCAAAGTCCAGTCCGCCCTCCCCGATTTGAACGGGGGACAAGTCGATCTACAGTCGACTGCTCTACCAGTCTGAGCTAAGGGCGGTTACATGAGAAGGCATCCGCCGTCCGGACTTAAGGGTTATTATTCGATAGGGGTACGGCCGGTCGTGACACGGGAAAGAGCACGAAAGAATATTACTAACGGTGGTCATACACGGTAGTACGGTGCTCGGTGACTGCCCATACTGTAACGGCCGGCTGACCAACGCGAAGAAGTCTGTCATGTGTGACCACTGTGGGGAAGGGTTCCACATCGAGTGTGCGCGCGATGTCGACAGCTTCGAGATCACTGTCGAGTCGCATCTTCTCAGATCAGACACCTACACGATCACCTGCCCGAACTGCGCGGAAGCGTGGGAGGTCGGGTTCGACCCCAGAGAGGACTAACAGCAGACAGCCGTCAGACAGCGCGGGAAGATTTAATTACTCGGGGATCATCGTGTCCGACGAGTCGTATGAGTAAGATCACGTTCCGCGCGGACGACGACCTCGTCGCGCAACTCGAGGAGTTCGACGCCTCCAAGAGCGAGGTCATGCGGGAAGCCCTCCGGGAGTACTTAGGCGAGGGTCAATCCTCGACGGCCGACGGAGCGGTGTCTCACACGACGGGAGACACGGACAGCATCGACGAGTTCATCGCGGAACGTGTCGACGCGATCGTCACCGACAGACTCGACGAGACGTTTACTCGTCAGCGCGCGCAAGACGTGAACGTAAACATCACGTTAGAACAGGATTCAGCGGCTGTATCACCGGATTCCGGGGCCGAACACGAGGAGAACGAACGCGTGTCACACGACGCGTCGACGGGCGTGTCACACGACTCCGATTCGCGTAAGACGGACCCGAACGACGACGAAAACGCGGAACCGGACGTGGCACGCGACTGCGCGCAATGTGGCGAAACAGTGTCTTCGTCCCACGTTTACTGCCCGAACTGTGGTGAGAAGGCATCCCGCC
Above is a window of Haloarcula halophila DNA encoding:
- a CDS encoding double zinc ribbon domain-containing protein, whose translation is MSKITFRADDDLVAQLEEFDASKSEVMREALREYLGEGQSSTADGAVSHTTGDTDSIDEFIAERVDAIVTDRLDETFTRQRAQDVNVNITLEQDSAAVSPDSGAEHEENERVSHDASTGVSHDSDSRKTDPNDDENAEPDVARDCAQCGETVSSSHVYCPNCGEKASRRVFCECGDELRSDWGFCPSCGRRTPAADVLDNP